One Primulina tabacum isolate GXHZ01 chromosome 10, ASM2559414v2, whole genome shotgun sequence DNA segment encodes these proteins:
- the LOC142504979 gene encoding uncharacterized protein LOC142504979 produces the protein MNCLIWNIWGLRGSESQQRLHAFVKEKQIKVLAVLEPMIDLDPRFMTRRLGFSGVISNLSGHIWVFFAADVRAECVFDHDQFLHIRISASFLPTEIFCSFVYARCDYVQRRDLWASLLLVKLVLGPWLVGGDFNVVRDESECLGSRGGRLLPMEEFNTFILDSGLIDAGFEGSSFTWTNKTIWKRLDRNVRLNWNLPCILSGMPRLFAKLKHLKHHLQWWNRDVFCNIFDGITEAERAVRSAETVCEADLSDANWTLLSDRNENLARITAMEHLIQQSGALFFQDLLTGEPSALDCPDFSGFPSVISEVENDSIAAIPSLEELRATVFSIHPDSIAGPDGFSSAFFQHCLEIVHQDVFGSALDFFQGSPMPQGFTATTVTLIPKVEGARAWSDFRPISLCNVTNKIISKLLYSWLRDVVERLVFPKQSVFIPGGLRQDDPLSPLLFILGAEYLSRGLDRLYLQHPALRYRSDCDILISHLAYADDVIIFASGGSRGMQRLVDFLHHYENCSGQRVNAAKSSLILPPRCSGRLRSRILRITGFAEGHLPLKYLGVPVYRGNRTCSLFEPLLQSGSSLWARFLFRKYCRLDAPACVPARGLISPIWRRLLRIRPRTEPGIRWRVGLGDVSFWDDTWLGDAPLSSRCVVRGGRDVRLSQFLFAGSWDFDRLGAVVAPSVAEEIVLIPVLSREPDLARWIHSSDGAFSARSAWELIRQRNPSSDIFRPCWGRLHRTANVRWLRPPSRCFKLNVDGSSRGIYGDSAAGGVVRDDSRRIVLLFRGFLYFPVLLVLCELDQTLASTLSCASGHRHLHPLCFAPLGWGGSQHLPRRCFSLDYPSYLAGVLCRLLLARRLLFLCFLPIVMEFLDIFSQWFIWPRVPFIRVTHDVTLQLFTFLTAGSFTAASSWIRMYFSDWHYIDRRLRDGHSTGIGVQSDAFTVHQIAGNAYFDSGRFFQPWFNPIPDL, from the exons atgaattgcttaatctggAATATCTGGGGACTTCGAGGTTcggagtcccagcagaggcttcatgcctttgtgaaggagaaacagATTAAGGTTTTGGCTGTTTTGGAGCCCATGATCGATCTGGATCCGAGATTCATGACTCGTCGTTTGGGGTTTTCTGGAGTCATCTCTAATCTCTCCGGTCATATCTGGGTattttttgctgctgatgtgagggcggagtgtgtttttgatcatgATCAGTTCCTTCACATCAGAATCTCTGCCTCTTTCTTGCCGACAGagatattttgttcttttgtctATGCTAGATGTGATTATGTTCAGCGTAGGGATCTTTGGGCTTCTTTGCTTTTGGTTAAGCTCGTTTTGGGTCCATGGCTGGTTGGGGGCGACTTTAATGTCGTCAGGGATGAGTCTGAGTGCTTGGGctcccgtggtggtaggttgctacccatggaggagttcaataCTTTTATTCTTGATTCTGGTCTGATTGATGcgggttttgaggggtcttcgttcacttggacgaacAAGACCAtctggaagcggttggacagg aatgtgaggcttaattggaatctGCCTTGCATTCTGAGCGGCATGCCTCGGCTTTTTGCCAAGCTGAAGCATCTCAAGCATCACCTCCagtggtggaatcgggatgttttttGTAACATTTTTGATGGAATCACTGAGGCTGAGAGGGCTGTTCGTTCAGCTGAGACTGTCTGTGAGGCCGACCTTTCTGACGCGAATTGGACTTTGCTGTCCGATCGCAATGAGAATCTTGCCCGgatcaccgccatggag CAtttgattcagcagtcgggAGCCTTGTTTTTCCAGGATCTTCTTACCGGGGAGCCCTCTGCGCTCGATTGCCCTGATTTTTCGGGCTTTCCCTCGGTTATCTCTGAGGTGGAGAATGATAGTATTGCTGCGATTCCCTCTTTGGAGGAGCTCCGCGCAACCGTCTTCTCCATTCACCCTGATAGCATTGCTGGCCCTGATGGCTTTTCTTCGGCATTCTTTCAGCATTGCTTggagattgtccatcaggatgtttttggttcTGCTCTTGATTTTTTCCAGGGTTCTCCTATGCCTCAAGGCTTCACCGCCACCACGGTCACTCTGATTCCTAAAGTCGAAGGTGCACGCGCTTGGTCGGACTTCCGTCCGATCAGTCTGTGcaatgtcacgaacaaaatcatcTCGAAGCTGTTGTACTCTTGGTTGAGGGATGTGGTGGAGAGACTTGTTTTCCCGAAACAGAGTGTCTTCATTCCAGG AGGCCTCCGGCAGGACGATCCATTGTCTCCCCTTCTCTTCATTTTGGGGGCGGAATATCTTTCTCGTGGCCTTGACCGCCTATACCTGCAGCATCCTGCGCTGAGGTATCGTTCTGattgtgatattttgatttctCACCTAGCTTAcgctgatgatgtcattatttttgccagtggtgggtctcgtggtatGCAGCGCCTTGTCGATTTTCTTCATCACTACGAGAACTGTTCGGGGCAGCGTGTGAATGCTGCCAAGAGTTCTTtgattttgcctccgaggtgctctggGCGCCTCCGCTCCCGGATTTTGCGCATCACCGGGTTTGCCGAGGGTCATCtgcccctcaagtacctcggagttccCGTTTATCGGGGTAATCGCACATGCTCCCTTTTTGAGCCCCTCCTACAGtct GGCTCCTCTTTatgggcgagattccttttcCGGAAGTATTGCCGGCTGGATGCTCCTGCCTGTGTCCCCGCCCGTGGTTTGATATCCCCCATTTGGCGTCGTCTCCTTAGGATCCGCCCTCGTACGGAGCCTGGCATTCGCTGGCGCGTTGGTCTTGGAGATGTATCCTTTTGGGATGACACTTGGCTCGGGGATGCTCCCTTGTCCTCCCGGTGTGTGGTCCGCGGGGGCCGTGATGTCCGGTTATCTCAGTTTTTGTTTGCGGGGTCCTGGGATTTTGATCGCCTAGGTGCGGTAGTTGCTCCTTCGGTAGCCGAGGAGATCGTTTTGATTCCTGTTCTTTCGAGAGAGCCAGATCTGGCACGCTGGATCCATAGCTCTGATGGTGCTTTTTCTGCGAGATCTGCTTGGGAGCTGATCCGTCAGCGTAATCCGTCTTCTGATATCTTCCGCCCGTGTTGGGGGAG ATTACATAGGACGGCGAATGTTCGCTGGCTGCGACCGCCGTCCCGGTGTttcaagcttaatgtggatgggagctcgCGTGGTATATATGGGGACTCTGCTGCTGGTGGCGTTGTTCGGGATGATTCCAGGAGGATT GTACTGTTATTTCGGGGGTTTCTTTATTTCCCCGTTTTGCTAGTCTTGTGTGAGTTGGATCAGACACTCGCATCCACTTTGTCCTGTGCAAGTGGGCACAGACACTTGCACCCTCTTTGTTTTGCTCCATTGGGTTGGGGTGGGTCCCAGCATTTGCCTCGTAGGTGCTTTTCTTTGGACTACCCCAGTTATCTGGCGGGCGTTCTTtgcaggcttctccttgccCGCCGACTTCTGTTCTTATGTTTTTTGCCAATTGTTATGGAGTTTCTGGATATTTTCTCTCAGTGGTTTATTTGGCCTAGAGTTCCATTCATTCGCGTGACTCATGATGTGACTTTACAGCTGTTTACTTTTTTGACTGCGGGATCCTTTACAGCTGCCAGTTCTTGGATTAGGATGTATTTTTCAGATTGGCATTACAtcgacagacggctcagagatgg TCATTCCACCGGAATCGGCGTTCAAAGTGACGCCTTCACTGTTCATCAAATCGCCGGAAATGCTTACTTCGATTCCGGCCGTTTCTTCCAACCTTGGTTCAATCCCATCCCCGATCTGTAA